From the Desulfosarcina sp. BuS5 genome, one window contains:
- a CDS encoding FAD-dependent oxidoreductase, with amino-acid sequence MKETNRFPSTHLVTISSFKDLVSYPNDSDLSWHEETHAWQTEHPVINVGALILAPGFKSYDPKNLENYGYKNLPDVITSLEFERILSASGPFEGHIECLSDKSPPRKIAWLQCVGSRDMHKDSHGYCSGVCCMYAIKQAIIAKEHDADLDCSIFYMDMRTHGKGFESCYNEAKDKHGIRFIRCRVHSVFSQTGEEKGQIIDYFDEQTGKTIREVYDIVVLSVGMEIDNEVKALAKKTGIRLTPGGFCETGSFNPVSTSRDGIYVCGVFQGPKDIPQSVIEAGSAALCAGSALIKARNSLTKALIMPPEIDVFGERPRIGVFICHCGINIGGVVDVPAVRDFAKDLPFVEFSDDNLYSCSQDTQDAIANIIKEQNLNRVVVAACTPRTHDPLFQETLMNAGLNKYLFEMVNIRNHDSWVHKNYPEMATKKAKDLIKMAVAKVALFEPLREAQLEVDQNALVIGGGISGMAAAKSLADQGYKVSMVERNVKLGGNANNLYLTSKGESVQDGLARMVKSVQDHDNITIYLNSELETVDGFVGNFDSVVKTGEKSTTIHHGITIIATGAREHKPDEYLYGKDPRVLTGIELDKRFINNEPSLKEIKTAVFIQCVGSREPDRPYCSRICCTHSIVSALHLKELNPEMKIFVLYRDIRTYGEREELYTKAREKGIIFIRFNMEKKPKVTAYDHGLEIEVIDHVLNMPITITADILNLAAAVVPYKDDKLAQFFKIPVNDEGFFAEAHVKLAPSDFAVDGVFLCGLAHYPKPIDEAIAQAQAAASSATRLLAQKTINTIGTVAYVDTSFCSGCGVCVSVCPYNAPFIKTEGVNAEKAEINPVLCKGCGACVASCRSGALHLKGFEESQIMAMIAAA; translated from the coding sequence ATGAAGGAAACAAACCGTTTCCCGAGCACCCACTTGGTAACAATATCGAGTTTCAAAGACCTTGTGTCTTATCCCAACGATTCGGATTTATCTTGGCACGAAGAGACACACGCCTGGCAGACAGAACATCCTGTAATTAATGTGGGCGCTCTGATATTGGCTCCTGGTTTTAAAAGTTATGATCCGAAAAATCTTGAAAACTACGGATATAAAAATCTTCCTGATGTTATTACCAGCCTGGAGTTTGAAAGGATTCTAAGCGCTTCCGGTCCCTTCGAAGGACATATAGAATGTCTTTCGGACAAATCGCCTCCACGAAAAATTGCCTGGCTCCAGTGTGTGGGATCGCGTGATATGCATAAAGACAGCCATGGATATTGCTCGGGTGTCTGCTGTATGTATGCCATAAAACAGGCTATAATAGCCAAAGAACATGACGCCGACCTTGACTGTTCTATTTTTTACATGGATATGCGCACACACGGAAAAGGTTTTGAAAGCTGCTATAATGAAGCAAAAGATAAACATGGCATCAGATTTATCAGGTGCAGGGTACATTCCGTCTTCTCTCAAACCGGTGAAGAAAAAGGGCAGATTATCGATTATTTTGATGAACAGACAGGTAAAACAATCAGAGAAGTATATGATATTGTTGTACTGTCAGTGGGCATGGAGATAGATAATGAAGTAAAAGCCCTTGCAAAAAAAACAGGAATAAGACTTACTCCCGGCGGCTTTTGCGAAACCGGTTCATTTAACCCTGTATCCACATCAAGAGATGGAATTTATGTGTGCGGAGTTTTTCAGGGCCCAAAGGATATTCCACAGTCGGTTATTGAAGCAGGTTCAGCCGCTCTTTGCGCAGGTTCTGCGCTTATTAAAGCCAGAAACAGTCTTACCAAAGCTTTAATAATGCCTCCTGAAATCGACGTTTTCGGTGAAAGACCAAGGATAGGGGTCTTTATATGTCATTGCGGAATAAATATCGGCGGCGTTGTGGATGTGCCTGCTGTGCGTGATTTTGCGAAAGATCTTCCTTTTGTTGAATTTTCTGATGATAATCTTTATTCCTGTTCACAGGATACACAGGATGCCATTGCCAACATTATCAAAGAGCAAAACCTGAACAGGGTGGTTGTGGCAGCCTGTACCCCGCGCACCCACGATCCACTTTTCCAGGAAACTTTAATGAATGCCGGTTTAAATAAATATCTTTTTGAAATGGTCAACATACGCAATCATGATTCCTGGGTGCATAAAAATTATCCTGAAATGGCCACGAAAAAGGCAAAAGATCTCATAAAAATGGCAGTCGCCAAAGTAGCTCTGTTTGAACCTCTCAGGGAAGCGCAGCTTGAGGTGGATCAGAATGCACTGGTTATAGGCGGAGGCATTTCGGGAATGGCCGCGGCAAAGTCGCTTGCAGATCAGGGATATAAAGTTAGTATGGTTGAAAGGAATGTGAAACTCGGAGGCAATGCAAACAATTTGTATTTAACCTCAAAGGGAGAATCTGTTCAGGACGGTCTTGCCCGCATGGTAAAATCCGTGCAGGATCATGATAATATCACCATATATCTGAACTCTGAGCTTGAAACGGTTGACGGTTTTGTAGGCAATTTTGACTCTGTTGTAAAAACCGGTGAAAAATCGACAACCATTCATCACGGAATTACGATTATTGCCACCGGCGCCCGTGAACATAAACCTGACGAATACCTGTACGGCAAGGATCCAAGAGTATTGACAGGCATTGAACTCGATAAAAGGTTTATTAATAACGAACCGTCGCTGAAAGAGATTAAAACAGCCGTGTTTATCCAGTGCGTTGGATCGCGTGAACCTGACAGGCCGTATTGCTCAAGGATTTGCTGTACCCATTCCATTGTTTCAGCCCTGCATTTAAAGGAGCTTAATCCTGAAATGAAAATCTTTGTTTTGTACAGGGATATAAGAACCTATGGAGAGCGTGAAGAACTTTACACGAAAGCACGCGAAAAAGGTATAATTTTTATCAGGTTCAACATGGAGAAGAAGCCAAAGGTGACGGCTTATGACCATGGCCTTGAGATCGAAGTTATTGATCATGTGTTAAATATGCCGATAACGATTACAGCGGATATTTTAAATCTGGCAGCAGCGGTTGTGCCGTATAAAGACGATAAGCTTGCGCAGTTTTTCAAAATTCCAGTCAATGATGAAGGATTCTTTGCAGAAGCGCATGTAAAACTTGCTCCGTCTGATTTTGCAGTTGATGGTGTTTTTTTGTGCGGCCTGGCGCATTATCCGAAACCGATAGACGAGGCAATTGCCCAGGCCCAGGCCGCAGCATCCAGCGCCACAAGGCTGCTTGCCCAAAAAACCATAAATACCATAGGAACTGTTGCTTATGTGGATACTTCTTTTTGCAGCGGCTGCGGTGTTTGCGTATCTGTTTGTCCTTATAATGCGCCTTTTATTAAAACAGAGGGAGTAAATGCAGAAAAAGCCGAGATCAATCCTGTTTTATGCAAAGGATGCGGTGCTTGTGTGGCATCCTGCAGATCAGGAGCGCTTCATCTTAAAGGTTTTGAGGAATCACAGATAATGGCAATGATAGCCGCTGCATAG
- a CDS encoding DUF1573 domain-containing protein, producing the protein MKIRISIWILSFFYIIFLADVSLAVENKSEKFASIFLPSVIGRFAPVVEGVTVTHDFVIQNNGGAPLQIKKIRTSCGCTTASYSKSIPPGGAGKVTVKFNTRGYGGRSAHKYITLYTNDNNRPEINLTISGKVERFAVIEPPRVMLAGFAGESVKAEVFIIPEKKYPFTIVETGAKNGKNFSFKLKEIKKSGRSGYKLLIKNLKKEKGRYHDYIYLETDSKIKPQIKISVYGNIKAKMRQKIHAQSN; encoded by the coding sequence ATGAAAATCAGGATATCTATTTGGATTTTATCTTTTTTTTACATTATTTTTCTGGCGGATGTTTCTTTGGCAGTTGAAAATAAAAGCGAAAAATTTGCGTCAATTTTTTTACCGTCGGTCATCGGCAGATTTGCACCTGTTGTGGAAGGCGTTACAGTCACACATGATTTTGTTATACAAAATAACGGCGGCGCGCCTTTACAGATAAAAAAAATCAGAACTTCATGCGGATGCACAACCGCTTCATATTCAAAGTCGATTCCGCCGGGCGGCGCTGGAAAAGTTACTGTCAAGTTTAATACAAGAGGCTATGGCGGAAGAAGCGCCCATAAATATATTACATTATATACAAATGATAATAACAGGCCGGAAATCAATTTAACTATTTCCGGCAAGGTTGAAAGATTTGCGGTCATAGAACCACCAAGAGTAATGCTGGCCGGATTTGCCGGTGAATCTGTAAAAGCGGAAGTTTTCATTATTCCTGAAAAAAAATATCCGTTTACTATAGTTGAAACCGGCGCAAAAAACGGGAAAAACTTTAGTTTCAAATTAAAGGAAATTAAAAAATCCGGCAGGTCCGGATATAAGCTTTTAATTAAAAATCTGAAAAAAGAAAAAGGCCGGTACCACGATTATATTTATCTGGAAACCGACAGTAAAATCAAACCGCAGATTAAAATCAGTGTTTACGGCAATATCAAGGCAAAGATGAGGCAAAAAATTCATGCGCAATCAAACTAA
- the hdrA2 gene encoding CoB-CoM heterodisulfide reductase HdrA2 encodes MIDIKDLDHREDARIGVYICHCGLNIAQTVNCSEVALYASNLDDVTVSKDLIYVCSEQGQQQIKDDILENGLNRIVIASCSPRLHEPTFRQMLKDAGLNPYLLEMANLREQCSWVHMNEPDAATEKAIDLVKMSIARARLIWPLEEETIPVTKRTLVIGGGVAGIQTAMDLANAGISVALVEKEPSIGGIMAQLDKTFPTMDCSICILGPKMSDVNRHPMIKLYTMSEVVDVKGYVGNFEVKILKKARYVNENECTACGECAKVCPVIRPDEFNQGLSSRRAIYTPFPQSVPSAYLVNINECLGHNPAVCAKCIDACEKGCIDFHMSDEEFVEKAGSIVVATGLEAYDPTEMDEYGYTRFENVLTSIEFERLMNAGGPTKGELIRPSDRRRPESVGFIQCVGSRSTGKGGKYCSNICCMNTVKSTFMIKEHYPDIDIKVFYIDIRAFGKGFEDLYMRSKKMGVRYIRGLPGTVQQEDDGSITAAVENTVSGGLEFFHLDMLVLAIGIKPAPATRKLQKMLGLQLSPDGFFLEAHPKLQPVDAATRGIYFAGCAEGPKDIKESVTQASAAAARAIGLMHKGEITTEPITAEILTDHCKACGKCAEVCPYNAITVDVKKKTPAVVNKAACSGCGTCAAECPFGAIIMNHFTDIQIASQIDALLEDKPEEKILAFACNWCSYAGADYAGVSRLQYPPNARLIRVMCSGRVDEKFVWRAFAGRVPVVLISGCHIGDCHYINANHWTEKRVKKMHKKMEKFSINPERLQLEWISAAEGTLFAETMKRMETIRRSVTQEELSEASNIFSNKKYIMA; translated from the coding sequence ATGATTGATATAAAAGACCTGGACCACAGGGAAGATGCCCGCATCGGTGTTTATATATGCCACTGCGGTTTGAATATTGCGCAAACCGTAAACTGCAGTGAGGTGGCTTTATACGCTTCAAATCTTGATGATGTTACTGTTTCAAAAGATTTAATCTATGTTTGTTCCGAGCAGGGGCAGCAGCAGATTAAAGATGATATACTTGAAAACGGATTAAACCGGATAGTTATTGCTTCCTGTTCGCCCAGGCTGCATGAACCGACGTTCCGGCAGATGTTAAAGGACGCGGGATTAAACCCGTATCTTCTGGAAATGGCCAATCTCCGTGAGCAATGCAGTTGGGTTCACATGAATGAGCCTGACGCTGCAACGGAAAAAGCAATAGATCTGGTTAAAATGTCGATAGCGCGGGCGCGGCTCATATGGCCTTTGGAAGAAGAGACTATTCCGGTTACAAAAAGGACACTGGTTATCGGAGGAGGGGTAGCCGGCATACAAACAGCCATGGATCTGGCAAATGCCGGTATAAGTGTGGCTTTAGTGGAAAAAGAACCTTCCATAGGCGGCATCATGGCGCAACTGGACAAAACCTTCCCCACCATGGACTGTTCCATCTGCATACTCGGCCCTAAAATGTCTGATGTAAACAGGCATCCGATGATCAAGCTTTACACAATGAGCGAAGTGGTTGATGTTAAAGGGTATGTGGGCAATTTTGAGGTAAAAATTCTGAAAAAGGCCCGTTATGTGAATGAAAACGAATGCACTGCCTGCGGCGAATGCGCCAAAGTTTGTCCTGTGATCCGGCCGGATGAGTTTAATCAGGGGCTTTCATCGCGAAGGGCGATTTATACCCCTTTTCCCCAGTCTGTTCCTTCTGCATATCTTGTTAATATCAACGAATGCCTTGGGCATAACCCGGCGGTCTGCGCCAAATGTATTGATGCCTGCGAAAAAGGGTGCATCGATTTTCATATGTCTGACGAAGAATTTGTGGAAAAAGCAGGTTCAATTGTGGTTGCCACCGGTCTTGAAGCCTATGACCCGACTGAAATGGACGAGTATGGATATACACGATTTGAAAATGTTTTAACCAGCATTGAATTTGAGCGTTTAATGAACGCCGGCGGGCCTACAAAAGGGGAGCTGATACGTCCCTCAGACAGAAGGCGGCCTGAATCCGTAGGCTTTATACAGTGCGTCGGCTCCCGTTCGACCGGCAAGGGGGGCAAATACTGCTCCAACATTTGTTGTATGAATACGGTGAAAAGCACCTTCATGATTAAGGAACATTATCCCGATATCGATATAAAAGTCTTTTATATTGATATCAGGGCGTTCGGCAAAGGTTTTGAAGACCTGTATATGCGAAGCAAAAAAATGGGAGTCCGATACATAAGAGGATTGCCCGGAACCGTTCAGCAGGAAGATGACGGGAGCATAACGGCAGCCGTTGAGAACACGGTTTCCGGCGGGCTTGAGTTTTTTCATCTGGATATGCTTGTTCTCGCGATTGGGATCAAACCTGCTCCGGCGACCAGAAAGCTCCAAAAAATGTTAGGGCTTCAGCTCAGCCCGGACGGTTTTTTTCTGGAAGCTCATCCAAAGCTTCAACCTGTGGATGCAGCTACCAGGGGGATATATTTTGCAGGGTGCGCGGAAGGACCAAAAGATATCAAGGAGAGTGTAACCCAGGCTTCGGCGGCTGCCGCGCGGGCTATCGGTTTGATGCACAAGGGAGAAATTACAACAGAGCCGATTACCGCTGAAATTTTGACAGATCATTGCAAAGCATGCGGAAAATGTGCGGAAGTCTGCCCGTATAACGCAATTACAGTAGATGTTAAAAAAAAGACTCCAGCGGTTGTAAACAAGGCGGCTTGTTCAGGATGCGGAACATGCGCTGCCGAATGCCCTTTTGGAGCCATAATCATGAACCATTTCACCGATATCCAGATCGCAAGTCAGATCGACGCTCTGCTGGAAGATAAGCCGGAGGAAAAAATTCTCGCTTTTGCCTGCAACTGGTGCTCTTATGCGGGAGCCGATTATGCCGGTGTATCCCGGCTTCAGTATCCTCCCAATGCACGGCTTATCAGGGTGATGTGTTCGGGCCGGGTGGATGAAAAATTTGTCTGGCGCGCCTTTGCCGGGAGAGTCCCTGTTGTTCTTATAAGCGGGTGTCATATCGGAGACTGCCACTATATAAATGCAAACCACTGGACGGAAAAACGGGTTAAAAAGATGCATAAAAAAATGGAGAAATTCAGCATCAACCCGGAGCGGCTTCAACTTGAATGGATCAGCGCCGCAGAAGGAACGCTCTTTGCCGAGACCATGAAAAGGATGGAAACCATCCGCAGGAGCGTGACACAAGAGGAGCTTTCAGAAGCAAGTAATATTTTTTCGAATAAAAAATATATAATGGCATAA
- a CDS encoding IscA/HesB family protein, with protein MLKVTATAQKEFDDYFKGKEVKPVRIFLANQGCGGPSIGLAVDELKENDICYDIGSVKYIVNKELMSDARPIEIDYKEGGFAITSNLDLGGGCSACGTKGSCCS; from the coding sequence ATGCTTAAAGTAACTGCAACAGCACAAAAAGAGTTTGATGATTATTTTAAAGGAAAAGAGGTTAAACCGGTCAGGATTTTTTTAGCAAACCAGGGATGTGGGGGGCCTTCAATAGGGCTGGCGGTAGATGAATTAAAAGAGAATGATATTTGTTATGATATAGGGAGCGTTAAGTATATTGTAAATAAAGAGCTTATGTCAGATGCCAGGCCGATTGAGATAGATTATAAAGAAGGAGGCTTTGCAATCACGTCAAACCTGGATTTGGGCGGAGGCTGCTCAGCCTGCGGCACGAAGGGTTCATGCTGTAGTTGA
- a CDS encoding hydrogenase iron-sulfur subunit has translation MESFEPKIITFLCNWCSYGAADLAGVSRFQYPPNMRIIRVPCSGRITPKMILAAFRRGIDGVWVSGCHPGDCHYLTGNYYARRKFILLKNMLEYTGLEPGRIHFSWISSAEGVKFAEVANNVIQEIGKLGPAKYLMGRSF, from the coding sequence ATGGAAAGTTTTGAACCTAAAATTATCACTTTTTTGTGTAACTGGTGCAGTTATGGAGCAGCGGATCTTGCCGGAGTCAGCAGATTCCAGTATCCGCCGAATATGAGGATAATCCGTGTGCCCTGTTCAGGACGTATTACTCCCAAGATGATACTGGCAGCCTTTAGACGCGGCATAGACGGCGTATGGGTGTCAGGGTGTCATCCAGGAGACTGCCATTATTTGACAGGCAATTATTACGCAAGGAGAAAATTTATACTTTTAAAAAATATGCTTGAATACACAGGCCTGGAACCAGGCAGAATCCATTTTTCATGGATATCATCTGCCGAAGGTGTAAAGTTTGCCGAGGTGGCAAACAATGTAATCCAGGAAATCGGGAAGCTCGGGCCTGCAAAATATTTAATGGGACGTAGTTTTTAA
- the ltrA gene encoding group II intron reverse transcriptase/maturase — MGDTQMSQTISTKSREIARTVACNSRPIEWGQPPVLTGGSSLIKIELLAQSNPELVFTSVVHRIDFDLLKQSFRKIRKSKSAGVDKVTAKEYAENLDQNLYNLYERLRRGQYVASPVKRIWIDKEGGKKRPIGIPVLEDKIVQKAAAAILNVIFDRNFYNFSHAFRKGRSQHMAIKDLREQCLKQNISWIVSADITGLFDNINHELLKDMIRRRVSDGGMIRLIGKWLNAGVMEEGNLTYSETGTPQGGVISPVLSNIFLHYVLDDWYVKEVIPRMKGRCSIIRWADDFILGFEYEKDALRVMDVLPRRFEQFELSLHPEKTKLIRFSKRISGKGNGTFDFLGFTFYWSKSLKGYMVIKKKTARKRSSRFMKRIWIWCKDNRHKPMAEQYEILCSKLRGFYQYFGVISNYKVLEVVFEYTEKAWRRWLSRRSHKGEVMFEDLRTTYPLPLPRIVHNI, encoded by the coding sequence ATGGGAGATACACAGATGTCACAAACCATATCAACAAAAAGCCGAGAAATTGCAAGAACGGTCGCTTGCAATTCCAGACCGATAGAATGGGGACAACCACCGGTGTTAACAGGTGGGTCATCCCTTATCAAAATCGAGCTGCTTGCTCAAAGTAATCCTGAACTGGTATTTACATCAGTAGTCCATCGGATAGACTTTGATTTACTGAAACAATCCTTTCGTAAAATTCGGAAAAGCAAATCTGCAGGAGTGGACAAGGTTACGGCAAAGGAGTATGCCGAAAATCTTGATCAAAACCTCTATAATCTGTATGAACGACTGCGGAGAGGACAGTACGTTGCGTCTCCTGTAAAGCGTATCTGGATAGACAAGGAAGGAGGGAAAAAGCGTCCAATTGGCATACCTGTACTTGAGGATAAAATTGTCCAGAAAGCAGCAGCAGCCATATTGAATGTCATATTTGACAGGAATTTTTACAATTTTTCCCATGCATTCAGAAAAGGTCGGAGCCAACACATGGCAATCAAAGATTTACGTGAGCAATGCTTGAAGCAGAATATCAGCTGGATAGTAAGCGCAGATATTACAGGACTATTTGACAATATTAATCACGAGTTACTTAAAGACATGATACGTCGGAGAGTAAGTGACGGCGGAATGATTCGCCTGATAGGGAAGTGGTTGAATGCAGGCGTAATGGAGGAAGGCAACCTGACGTACTCTGAAACGGGCACTCCACAGGGAGGAGTAATTTCCCCTGTGCTCAGTAATATCTTTCTTCATTATGTTTTAGATGACTGGTACGTGAAAGAAGTGATCCCCCGGATGAAAGGGAGATGCTCCATCATACGCTGGGCGGATGATTTCATCCTCGGGTTCGAGTATGAAAAAGACGCATTGCGTGTCATGGATGTATTACCCAGGCGGTTCGAACAGTTCGAGCTGTCACTTCACCCGGAAAAGACAAAACTGATTCGATTTTCCAAACGCATTAGCGGAAAGGGAAACGGGACGTTTGATTTTTTAGGGTTTACATTTTACTGGTCAAAATCATTAAAAGGGTACATGGTAATAAAGAAAAAGACGGCAAGAAAGCGTTCAAGCCGTTTTATGAAGAGAATATGGATATGGTGCAAGGATAACCGTCATAAGCCAATGGCCGAGCAGTATGAGATTCTTTGCAGTAAACTGCGAGGTTTTTACCAGTACTTTGGAGTAATAAGTAACTACAAAGTGCTGGAAGTTGTGTTTGAATATACTGAGAAAGCATGGCGTCGATGGTTAAGCCGAAGAAGTCACAAGGGCGAAGTAATGTTCGAGGACTTGCGCACAACATACCCACTGCCATTACCCAGAATAGTCCATAATATTTGA
- a CDS encoding toxin-antitoxin system TumE family protein translates to MVKKKRKKIKFKKVVSEQFPVNPKRGGGLLKIEAWENEKGKIVKYSMAYINHLIFSGDNGRVLGYDNTHDFHHKHYFGEISEVLDFTTYQDLVERFENEVKEFIK, encoded by the coding sequence ATGGTTAAGAAGAAAAGAAAGAAGATAAAATTTAAAAAAGTTGTTTCTGAGCAATTCCCCGTTAATCCCAAAAGAGGTGGCGGTCTCCTCAAAATTGAGGCCTGGGAGAATGAAAAAGGAAAAATTGTCAAATACAGCATGGCGTATATTAACCACCTCATATTTTCAGGAGATAATGGTCGGGTTCTTGGCTATGACAATACCCATGATTTTCATCACAAACACTATTTTGGTGAAATATCAGAGGTCCTCGATTTCACAACCTATCAGGATTTAGTGGAACGTTTTGAAAATGAAGTAAAGGAGTTCATAAAATGA
- a CDS encoding FAD-dependent oxidoreductase, whose product MTNKVIGAVIVAGGGIAGIQAALDLANSGYYVHMVEKTSSIGGVMAQLDKTFPTNDCSMCIMSPKLVEVGRNINIKLHTSSEIEKIEGEKGNYQVTLNTTPGYIDSDKCTACGDCAEACPVERPDEYNMNLVIRKAAFKSYAQAVPNGFAIEKLDRAPCSMACPANLNIQGYVAMVKQGKYREAIEIIMKDLPFPGVLGRICPHSCEQNCRRLEVDSAISIRELKRFAADQVDLNDISVPDIKRKDKTVAVIGSGPSGLTCAYFLALEGYRVNVYESMPEAGGMMRYGIPEHRLPRRVLNAEIKNLERYGIVIHTNTAIGKDITIKELQDSGAKAVYLAAGAWKSLKLEISGENVSEGVLDVTSFLRKVHLGSLKKIRGKIVVIGGGHSALDGARVALRLGASEAHIVYRRSGNEMPAETEEVQEAENEGVKIHFLAAPVHILAENGKVSGIECIKTKLTQPDSTGRRKPVPIKGSNFIIETDWVIPAIGQEPELDFLGTDTGIKVSKWNLLEVNKETLQTSIPGIFAGGDVVTGPTTVIEAVEAGKRSAKYIARYLRGEKLPEKWIDEFPITKNWTQVPDNEPVKNRLDISTLSFEKRLSGFDEVNLRSDEKDAQAEAARCLDCGGCCECYQCVDACKANAVTFPGRSIGYPTPPLQTRT is encoded by the coding sequence ATGACAAATAAAGTGATCGGGGCCGTTATTGTAGCAGGCGGCGGCATTGCAGGGATACAGGCAGCCCTGGATCTGGCAAATTCGGGATATTATGTGCATATGGTTGAAAAAACCTCGTCAATCGGCGGAGTTATGGCTCAACTCGATAAAACCTTTCCTACCAACGACTGCTCCATGTGCATTATGTCTCCAAAGCTGGTTGAGGTTGGCCGGAATATAAATATTAAGCTTCATACCTCTTCGGAGATAGAAAAAATAGAAGGGGAAAAAGGTAATTACCAGGTAACCCTTAATACGACTCCGGGATATATTGATTCTGATAAATGCACTGCATGCGGTGATTGCGCTGAAGCCTGTCCTGTTGAAAGGCCGGATGAGTATAATATGAATCTTGTAATTCGCAAGGCAGCTTTTAAATCGTATGCCCAGGCAGTTCCCAATGGTTTTGCCATTGAAAAGCTTGATCGGGCGCCCTGCAGCATGGCTTGCCCGGCAAACCTGAACATTCAGGGTTATGTTGCCATGGTAAAGCAGGGCAAATACAGGGAAGCGATTGAAATCATCATGAAAGACCTTCCGTTTCCAGGCGTTCTCGGCCGTATTTGTCCTCATAGCTGTGAGCAAAACTGCCGCCGGCTTGAGGTAGATTCAGCGATTTCCATTAGGGAGTTAAAACGTTTTGCCGCAGATCAGGTAGATTTAAATGATATTTCCGTTCCTGATATAAAACGGAAAGATAAAACTGTTGCTGTCATAGGTTCCGGTCCTTCGGGTTTGACCTGCGCATACTTTCTTGCCCTGGAAGGATATAGGGTAAATGTATATGAATCAATGCCGGAAGCCGGCGGAATGATGAGATACGGCATCCCTGAGCATCGCCTGCCAAGGCGGGTGCTTAACGCTGAAATTAAAAATCTTGAACGGTATGGAATTGTAATCCATACAAATACAGCCATTGGCAAGGATATTACGATAAAGGAACTTCAGGATAGTGGCGCAAAGGCTGTCTATCTGGCTGCAGGAGCGTGGAAAAGCTTGAAACTGGAAATTTCCGGTGAAAATGTATCTGAAGGTGTTCTGGATGTTACCTCATTTTTGCGTAAAGTTCACCTTGGCAGCCTGAAAAAAATCAGAGGAAAGATTGTTGTTATCGGTGGAGGGCACTCTGCTTTGGACGGTGCGCGGGTTGCTCTGCGTCTTGGCGCGAGCGAGGCTCATATCGTGTACAGGCGGTCCGGCAATGAAATGCCGGCAGAAACTGAAGAAGTGCAGGAAGCTGAAAATGAAGGCGTTAAAATTCATTTTCTTGCAGCGCCTGTTCATATCCTGGCTGAAAACGGCAAGGTTTCAGGTATTGAATGCATTAAGACCAAACTGACCCAGCCTGATTCAACAGGAAGAAGAAAACCTGTCCCGATTAAAGGATCAAATTTTATTATTGAGACCGATTGGGTAATTCCGGCTATCGGCCAGGAACCTGAACTCGATTTTTTGGGTACTGATACCGGTATTAAAGTGTCGAAATGGAACCTGCTCGAAGTAAATAAAGAGACACTGCAAACCAGCATACCCGGAATTTTTGCAGGAGGAGATGTAGTTACAGGTCCGACAACAGTTATAGAAGCGGTTGAGGCCGGGAAACGCTCGGCAAAATATATTGCCCGGTATTTGCGGGGTGAAAAGCTGCCCGAAAAGTGGATAGATGAGTTTCCGATTACTAAAAACTGGACACAGGTACCGGACAATGAGCCTGTCAAAAACCGACTTGATATATCGACCCTGAGTTTTGAAAAAAGACTATCAGGATTTGATGAAGTAAATCTCCGCTCAGATGAAAAGGACGCTCAGGCTGAAGCAGCCCGCTGTCTTGACTGCGGAGGCTGTTGTGAATGTTATCAGTGCGTTGATGCCTGCAAGGCGAATGCAGTCACATTTCCAGGTAGGAGCATCGGTTACCCGACGCCCCCCCTACAGACCCGTACGTGA